A segment of the Campylobacter concisus genome:
TTAAAAAGTAGAAGCAATATAAAAGACTTTTAAGTTTATTTACTTGTTTATTATAATTTTATTTTCGGAAAGGCTTATGCAATTAATATTAAAAAAGCTTAGTTATATAGACTAAAGATATATAAATAAATTATTTTAACTTAAATACTTGACATTGATAAACTAAAGTTGTATAATCCGCTTAGCAATTAAAAAGAAAGAGTGCTAAAAGTGAGTAAAACAAATAAACGCGATTTGATACTAAATTCTATCATTGAAGCCTATTTGCAGGACAATGCGCCTATTGGTTCAAACGAGCTTGGCTCTCGTATGAGCATGGCGATACCAGCATCGACGATACGTGTTTATTTTAAAAAGCTTTCAGATGAGGGCGAGATCACAAAGCTTCACATAAGTGGCGGCAGGATCCCAACTATCGCTGCGATGAGAAGATATTGGAGTGAAATTTTTACTGAGAGCGACATAAATTTAGAGATAAATGACCCAAGAAGCCTAAAGATGCTCTGTGATGAGTTTGAGCTTTATTGTATGATTTTTGGTACGATCGATAAGGAGTTGCTAGAAATTTTAAATTTAAATGATAGATATCTGGTTTTAAATTTTAGTGGCGATGAGATCGCCATTAAATTTGATGCTAGGATGTATAAATTTTTAAACAACCTTATCGGAGTTAGCTTAGACAAGCTTGAGCTTATCTGTTCTCAAGTTGGCTTAAGCGAACTAAAAAACAAGATAAGAGAGCTTAAAAGGACTAAAATTTACTTCCAAGAAAATGAAATTTTAGCCTTTGATATGTTTAAGGATAGACACTTTAAGATGGTTTTTGACCCAAGTTTTAGCTTGCAGATGGACGAAAAGCTTACATTTTCTCCTATGTTTGATGAAAATTACATGGGGCTTAAATTTAAAGCAAACTACCTTGGTAGCGAGGCGCAGATGATCTGTGCTGGCAGTGTTTATACTGATTATGTGAAATTTATAAATCTAATAAAGGAGGCCGCGTGAGCGAAGAGGTAAAAGAGCAAAATCTACCTGAGGTTGAGCCTGTGCAAGAGGCAGCTAGCGATAGTGTAAATTTAGATGCACTTGGCGATATCTCAAAAGTGGAGAAGCTCGAAAAAGAGCTTGGCGAGATCACTGATAAATATTACAGAGCAAATGCTGAGTTTGAAAATATCAAAAAGCGTTATGAAAAAGAGAAAGCAGACGTTGCAAGCTATGCAAATGAGAAATTTGCAAGGGACTTGCTACCAGTCATCGATGCGCTCGAGATCGCTGCAAATTTTGATCCAGAGGATGATGAATTTGCTAAAAAGATCAAAGAGGGCATTTTGATAACGATAAATCAGTTCAAGAAATGTTTTGAAAAGCATGGCGTGAGCGAGATCGCAACTGATGCCGAGTTTGATCCAAATGTGCATAATGCCGTTTTAAGGGTCGATAGTGAGGAGAAGCAAAGCGGTCAGATCGTGCAAGCTTTACAAAAAGGCTATATGATAAATGGTAGGGTTTTGCGCCCAGCTATGGTCAGTGTGGCAAACTAAATTTAAAAAATAAATCTAATAAAGGAAAAATATGTCAAAAGTTATAGGTATAGACTTAGGTACAACAAACTCTTGTGTGAGCGTTTTTGAGCGCGGCGAGAGCAAGGTTATCCCAAATAAAGAGGGCAAAAACACAACTCCATCTGTTGTTGCTTTTACAGACAAAGGTGAAATTCTAGTAGGTGACGTCGCAAAACGTCAAGCAGTTACAAACCCTGAAAAAACGATATATTCTATCAAACGCATCATGGGTTTGATGAGCAATGAAAAAAATGCTGAAGAGGCAAAGGCTCGCTTGCCATATCACGTCGTAGATAGAAACGGCGCTTGCGCGGTTGAGATCGCTGGTAAAGTCTATACTCCGCAAGAAATTTCAGCAAAAATTCTTATCAAGCTAAAAGAAGACGCTGAAGCATATCTTGGCGAAAAGGTAACAGACGCGGTCATCACTGTGCCTGCGTACTTTAACGATAGCCAAAGAAAGGCTACAAAAGAGGCTGGAACTATCGCAGGACTAAATGTGCTTCGTATCATCAACGAGCCAACAGCTGCGGCGCTTGCTTATGGTCTTGATAAAAAAGAGGCTGAGAAAATTTTAGTTTATGACCTAGGTGGCGGTACATTCGACGTTACAGTGCTTGAAACTGGCGATAACATCGTTGAAGTTTTGGCAACTGGCGGTAATGCATTCTTAGGTGGCGATGACTTTGATAACAAGATCATCGACTGGTTGGTAAGTGAGTTTAAAAACGAAACTGGTATCGATCTAAAAGGCGATATCATGGCACTTCAACGCTTGAAAGAAGCAGCTGAAAATGCTAAAAAAGAGCTAAGCTCAGCTCAAGAGACTGAGATAAATTTACCATTTATCACAGCTGATGCGACTGGTCCAAAACACCTTGTCAAAAAGCTAACTCGCGCTAAATTTGAAGGCATGATCGACTCACTTGTGGGCGAGACTATCACTAAGATAAATGAAGTCATCAAAGATGCAGGTCTAAGCAAGAGCGACATCAAAGAGGTCGTAATGGTCGGTGGTTCAACTCGTGTGCCACTTGTTCAAGAAGAGGTTAAAAAGGCATTTGGCAAAGAGCTAAATAAGAGCGTAAATCCAGATGAAGTCGTGGCTATCGGTGCTGCGATCCAAGGTGCGGTCATAAAAGGCGACGTTAAAGATGTACTACTTCTTGACGTTACTCCACTTAGTCTTGGTATCGAAACACTTGGCGGCGTAATGACCAAGATCATCGAAAAAGGCACAACCATACCAACTAAGAAAAGTCAAGTCTTCTCAACCGCTGAAGATAACCAAAGTGCCGTTACTATCATGGTTTTACAAGGCGAGCGTGAGTTTGCAAGGGATAATAAATCACTTGGAAATTTCAACCTCGAAGGCATCCCAGCAGCTCCAAGAGGTGTACCTCAAATCGAAGTTGAATTTGACATTGACGCAAACGGAATTTTAACCGTTTCAGCAAAAGATAAAGCGACTGGCAAAGCCCAAAACATCACTATCTCTGGATCAAGCGGCTTAAGCGAAGATGAGATA
Coding sequences within it:
- a CDS encoding HrcA family transcriptional regulator; this encodes MSKTNKRDLILNSIIEAYLQDNAPIGSNELGSRMSMAIPASTIRVYFKKLSDEGEITKLHISGGRIPTIAAMRRYWSEIFTESDINLEINDPRSLKMLCDEFELYCMIFGTIDKELLEILNLNDRYLVLNFSGDEIAIKFDARMYKFLNNLIGVSLDKLELICSQVGLSELKNKIRELKRTKIYFQENEILAFDMFKDRHFKMVFDPSFSLQMDEKLTFSPMFDENYMGLKFKANYLGSEAQMICAGSVYTDYVKFINLIKEAA
- the grpE gene encoding nucleotide exchange factor GrpE, which translates into the protein MSEEVKEQNLPEVEPVQEAASDSVNLDALGDISKVEKLEKELGEITDKYYRANAEFENIKKRYEKEKADVASYANEKFARDLLPVIDALEIAANFDPEDDEFAKKIKEGILITINQFKKCFEKHGVSEIATDAEFDPNVHNAVLRVDSEEKQSGQIVQALQKGYMINGRVLRPAMVSVAN
- the dnaK gene encoding molecular chaperone DnaK, with amino-acid sequence MSKVIGIDLGTTNSCVSVFERGESKVIPNKEGKNTTPSVVAFTDKGEILVGDVAKRQAVTNPEKTIYSIKRIMGLMSNEKNAEEAKARLPYHVVDRNGACAVEIAGKVYTPQEISAKILIKLKEDAEAYLGEKVTDAVITVPAYFNDSQRKATKEAGTIAGLNVLRIINEPTAAALAYGLDKKEAEKILVYDLGGGTFDVTVLETGDNIVEVLATGGNAFLGGDDFDNKIIDWLVSEFKNETGIDLKGDIMALQRLKEAAENAKKELSSAQETEINLPFITADATGPKHLVKKLTRAKFEGMIDSLVGETITKINEVIKDAGLSKSDIKEVVMVGGSTRVPLVQEEVKKAFGKELNKSVNPDEVVAIGAAIQGAVIKGDVKDVLLLDVTPLSLGIETLGGVMTKIIEKGTTIPTKKSQVFSTAEDNQSAVTIMVLQGEREFARDNKSLGNFNLEGIPAAPRGVPQIEVEFDIDANGILTVSAKDKATGKAQNITISGSSGLSEDEISSMVKDAELHKEEDKKRKDAVEARNQADALVHQTEKSMSELGEKVPAEDRSNIEAALNDLKEVLKDENSSKEQIDAKVEALSKASHKLAEAMYKKDENAGANGGNNKKDDDVIDAEVE